Within Anticarsia gemmatalis isolate Benzon Research Colony breed Stoneville strain chromosome 15, ilAntGemm2 primary, whole genome shotgun sequence, the genomic segment AAGTTGTTAAAAGTCAAAACTTATACAGAAACgccattattttcttttaaattgaaataatgaaATGCAAAAAATCGGTTCATaaattagtataaaaacattacataaaaaaaatatttctaatctTTTCGATTAACTAATTTGTGCTAGTATGAAGAAccttatacctatataatataaaatatgaacacAAAATCAATGACTAGAATATAGATAAGAGTTGATTCGTAGGaatgaattatttatctttttacctaatattaatataagCTATCTCTTTATTATTGATGATGCTTATTTGAATATAGATAACTCTGAAAGGCCCCATTTCAAGCAGACAAACCATTAACATGATCATATAATACTAAGGGCTCTATCTAATGTCGTTATCATTTCAAATATCTacttataaatagttatttaattataagttctcaaataatattttattgataaggccatagtaaatattatttatttaacaatttatacTATTACTATATGGAATGTACAAGTACAGAATATGACTGTTAAATGATATGTAGATAAACAAAGATCAATAAATCAGTCCTTTACTGATACGTGAATGATATGTCTgttattaaagaataaaattgttaagtcCACGGATAAAAATTTGAGAACAACACTGTACCTATCACATAGTATCCTATGAAGTAATACTGTATCATACGTGACTGGAAGTCGGGCATCCTccttgatattataaatgttttccaTTTGCTATACATATTGTCCACACCTTCTAAATTTGCTATTGATAAATGGTGAGATGGAATTCTCTTGCCAATACCAATACGCCTAAAGTGCTCATTAATAGTATTCTGATCTGATGTTGGTGTAGGACCAACATTCATTCTACTTGAACATATCCAGTACAAAATTGGACTAGCCGATGCTAAGAGCCTAGTTGATACTTGAATAtgtacaaataatacacaaaatatacacaaaaacaatGCATGAACTACATATACAAACATTGTAGGATCATTGGCCCCAAAACATTTAGAATATTGCTTTGGCCTATAAGGCATCTTATTTGTATAtccaaatatgttaatttttaaaccaagtctaaaacataacctaatgttaCAGGAAACATAGGACAAAGTGTGATAcatcaaaatcaatataatagGTGCAGCTAAGATAAAATTAGGAATTTGCTtcactttgtaatattttagaaaGCCTACTTCCCAGTAGTGAGATTGTACATAAGAATATGATATTGGTAAAGTGTAGTTACACCATGGGCTTTCAGCAGTTCCTGGCAAAACATATTCTGAATTTGACAAAAAATCAGGTAGGTTGTGATCACTATGTACACAATATTTGACATAATTGTATGTTTGAACCAGAAGAAATGGCAACAATGCTATTATCACAGTCAAAAACAATGACACAAATGAAGTGAACAGTGGTAACAACAAGAATGGTAATATTATCTTATGTTTTAATGTTCTATATTTGTACACAATTTCAGGCAAAGTTCTctctataacatttttgaaactagtataaaatatgaagCCTAAGTTAACAGAGCCATTGGAGCGAGTGATCATTGAGAACCCTGTAGGCAGACTACTCATGATATCAATGTTGGCAAATCTTAGAGTCTCATTTTCTGTGCACTTGAACATTGCATAAAAAGACATCCATGCAAATAAGGTCTCTGAATATGGTGCTGTAAAGAATATACTTGCTGGATTGATGCAGTACAATATAACAGATTTGTAAGCTCTACATTCACTTCGTAAGACTCGTAAACTCAGTCTGTGTAGTATATCAGCTGATTTgataaacataacaatatttaaaacagttgcagatattaataatatactatgGAAGTTCAATAGTGTCCCGAACAGACTATTTATCCCATAGGCTACATATCTTACGACTAGTGGAAACAACGGGAAAAACGGTAGACAGTTTTCATAAGTATATCCAAACTGGGCAATATGTATAAAGTACTGTGCATCCCATCTTTTCATACCacctaataatttatttaccacTTGGTCTGCGTATGTCTTGCGCAGATTAGGGTCTTCAGGGCTGATGAAAACGTTTGCATTGTGGTCCGGTATGATAAGGTTTGCTATTGCTTGTAATATAATAACGACAATTCTTGAGTTAAATGCAAACCATAAAATCTTTTGCCGTGGTGAATACATTTTGgttttatctgaaaaaaaaaaagcattttggTACTATTCTGCGCTGTAAGGCAtttatttagaagaaaatataatatttacctcTTGTGTTTCCGTATTTTATATAAGCTTATTCatatttcaatcaatattattgTCCAGTGAATATTTCATTGCAATCTTGTCGCTTAGTTCATTGCGGTTCATTGACATTTGACTGATTTGACATACCCTAGAGACCTGACATTAGCTGtcaaaaaaaaggtttaaataTTGTCAGTGGTTAACATAGACAATGGCGTTGATTCGTCTATTTGATGCACGGTAATTCAGTGGTTCAGTGCCTagcaatgttataaaataattattatgtagatggtatttatttatttatgagtcaATGTAGATAATCATATTGAAGgaaaagtaaacaaatcaaATGGGTCATGGAATTTTTAAGATTGTAAGTTACATAAAATTTTTCACCTTTCATGAAAATACTGTCACCATTCAGTTTTTCTGGatttatcttaataatataGTTGAATATAAAGGTTGTTAAACAATATTCTAACCGCTACATTTTTAACCAAGTAAGATTTCCATTTATTGTAATATCAGATCAGTTACACCTCGCTCAGTTACACAGAGTGACTAGGTTAAAAATGTAGGGAAGCTCGTTTTATGGTACATACATAcgatacatacacacacataaaaaaggcttattttcttttgataagtGTAAAACTCTTATAATGACAATTTTCTGTAAATGCTTCATATTGATAAAGCACAAATGTTTATCCttctcttaaaataaaactaatcttTGACTGAAGATTTAGgacaagaaaattaaattatttgtaggataaaataaataaaaccacagttttagagtttatttataataattgcattCTGTCacgtaataatattgttacaccCAGATTCATACGATTTTAGACAACTCTAGCAGTCTAGAATACATCACAGAGCACACGCCTATTCTGATAATTTAACGGATTTAGTTACTGAAATCAATACTTTATTTGACAAGAATTTAGAAACAACAAATACTGACATAAAGCAGTTAGCGAGCACACAACATGACTGAGTGATATATTGCCACAAATTGcattttcaatttacaaaatgtaattttaagcTACTTGatgcattaataatattctgaattataataagaatatctGAAAAACGTATATAGTTCCTATAAATTACGGTGTGCTATGATCAGTGCCTCATATTCTATACAAGTAAATGTTTCACATAAGTGAAGTATCACTTCTGGGTAATTTTAACACATTCCCCTACAAAAATGAGCAACAGTAGTACTCTTTCATACTTTTTTacaacttaaatttatttatctataaaaccACTACAATAGGCTACAAAAggaaagtttaatataaaattattttaccaccacaacataatacataaaagaaaTTCGCATGGCTACTAACAAAACAGGATGAAATATTGGCGAATATATAATGGATATAAatacatgaaaatgaaaaacacgaatttgtcttttgttttagcaata encodes:
- the PIG-V gene encoding phosphatidylinositol glycan anchor biosynthesis class V, which produces MYSPRQKILWFAFNSRIVVIILQAIANLIIPDHNANVFISPEDPNLRKTYADQVVNKLLGGMKRWDAQYFIHIAQFGYTYENCLPFFPLFPLVVRYVAYGINSLFGTLLNFHSILLISATVLNIVMFIKSADILHRLSLRVLRSECRAYKSVILYCINPASIFFTAPYSETLFAWMSFYAMFKCTENETLRFANIDIMSSLPTGFSMITRSNGSVNLGFIFYTSFKNVIERTLPEIVYKYRTLKHKIILPFLLLPLFTSFVSLFLTVIIALLPFLLVQTYNYVKYCVHSDHNLPDFLSNSEYVLPGTAESPWCNYTLPISYSYVQSHYWEVGFLKYYKVKQIPNFILAAPIILILMYHTLSYVSCNIRLCFRLGLKINIFGYTNKMPYRPKQYSKCFGANDPTMFVYVVHALFLCIFCVLFVHIQVSTRLLASASPILYWICSSRMNVGPTPTSDQNTINEHFRRIGIGKRIPSHHLSIANLEGVDNMYSKWKTFIISRRMPDFQSRMIQYYFIGYYVIGTVLFSNFYPWT